Genomic DNA from Setaria italica strain Yugu1 chromosome V, Setaria_italica_v2.0, whole genome shotgun sequence:
GTAGGATAAATACTTGGCACTGATGCAGCAAAAACATTGCATGTGCGTCTTTTTATTAGGAGTTCCCAATGCACGATAATCTTTGAATCCGTCAGTACAAAACTGCCCCAATAAAGAGCCAAACAATGTCTACTGCAAAGGGAAATTACAGGAGGTCTGCCAGTAAATACCACTAGCTGAATCCTCAGGACATTTTAttcatggaggaagaagatatgCCGCCATTCACTTCAGTTGAGTAACTGCAGCGTGTATGGCATCTGCAAGATGGGGCACAGTCCTCGTGCTCAAACCAGCCATGCTGATCCTCCTGCAAGAAGTTATACATGTTGCCAGTATGGCAGTGTTAGTTGGAATTTCCCTATCAGGGTGGTCAGAGAAACAATTTAGTCAATAGATCAATGTCCAATAGTGCAGATCAAGATTGCTGAATTGTAGTTCACTATTAACACCAAAGTGTCCAAGTGATTTGTAGTTATATTTCTATAAACTATTCAATTAGGATAAGGGGAAATCCAACATTATCGATTGTCAGTAGTATTAGTATTAAGTAGTAACTACACTAAGAAAACAAGAGTACAGCTATAAACTTGTGTAAAAAAATAGAATTAGGCATTTACCCGTCTGATGTCATGTAAATGTGGTATTCTTGTCTCATGAAGGCCACTTGATCGCTATTGAGCCCAGTGAAAGTAAACATCCCGATTTGCTTAATGATGTGGCTCCAATCTCCAGGCGTTCCTGCATGTTACCAACAAGACTTAGAAACTTGTGATGGACTGATAGGGCCAGAAACCTTTTTTATTCGAAGAAAGACAACAGAAAGGAAAAGGACATTGAATAATCACAATTTCTGGACTAGTGCAGAGCAAATGTAACATTTAACCTTTcactgcattttttttctttgaaagacCAACAGGAGCACTGCTATGTCATTAAAGAGGAGGCAGCATGAAAATGTCTTACAGGGTTGTGATTACATGAAAGTTGGAAAAACTCTTACAGCAGGGTTGTTActaaatactccctctgtttcaaattgtaggttgttttagcttttctaggttcatagacatcattatgcatctagacagactatctaaatgcatagcaaaaattatgcacctagaaataccaaaacgacctataatttggaactggAGGGAGTATCATTATAACTAAGGCACCACTAGCCCGCTGTAAGATTTTCAATTCATAATCTATGAGAACATTCTCAGCACAGATCAACAGTGCACCCCAAATACTTCACATTGATTGATTCAACATTATAAGGTCAGATTCAATTACTTAAATCAAATGAGAAAGTGAGAAAGAGGAAGCTCCGTTATTTTGTAAAATAGTTGTTGACAAGCCAAGAGGATCTTTGTTGCAGCAATAATTACGTATTTGCCAAATAAGCAACAGCATCAATCCAGGGCAAAGAAAGGGCAACCACACCAAGTTGCATAGTTTCAATACAAGATCATGAAAGAAATGCTAAGGGGAAAAAACTGCCAAGTCACTTAGCATAGAACATAATCATACTGCAGACAAAGAGGAGACAGGAGTAGCCAAAAACTAGTACCTCTGGATTTCAGCGCATCAAATAGCTGCTGCCTCATGCTAATTATCCTATCAGCCATGGCCTTCAGTTCCAGAGTCCATTCGTTGAACATCTCACTAAAACatgtagaaaaataaataaatcaatGAACAGTAACTGAGCACATCATATCGTTCTTCGGATCCACCCATAATTATGTCATTGCAAGACAAGAATGTTACCTGTCCTTGAGTATAGTCGCCACGATAGAGGGACCATGAAGAGGAGGGTTTGAATACATAGGCCTAATCACAAGTTTGAGTTGACTTTCAACCCTAACAGCCACATCAGCACTTCCACATACCTGAAACATGAATTGCAAATGAATATGACCTTCTGAGGTATAAAAGATTGTTCAGATGTACAATGTACAAAAAGTATCCACTTTCAAAAATTAGGCATAAAAGTCCAACAGTTAAAACTTATAGTAATTAGTAGTCAGATAATTTTGGAACAGATGGAAAGAAACAATTGTCCTCTGTAACATTGATGACTAGTAATTTCCACATCAATGTAATACTGCAGAGATGCGAAAGAGTTTAATCCTAGCTAAAGGCTAAAATTGTAGTCATCAGTGACTGACAATCTAAACTGTCCACAAGAATATACTTAATTCTTATCTTCCATAATAAAACAGCTAataactatatgaactggcatATCTCAAGTGACATGTAAGAGATAGAGGCAAATTTGAACACCTGCGACAAAATTTTTCATGCACCAACCAATCCTATAGCATTGCTGAGATTTACTTGATTGGAAGTTACATTAATCATCTCCAAAAATGAGGCAAAGATGATTCTGGTCTCTGGGTTACATGTTGTATAATAATCTTTGAACACCAGAGCAAGATGCCAACAACTTGAGTTCAAGACATAGAACTAAGTGAAATCAACAAGAGCTAAAGTGAAGATCTCTTACAATGCTCAAAGCACCAACACGCTCTCCGTACAATCCCATGTTCTTAGCATAGCTCTGAGCCATGAGCAATTCACCACCATCAGCAACAAACATGCGCACTGACTGAGCATCTTTGTCAAGACTTCCACTCGCAAAGCCCTGTCAAGTGAACAAAAAtcaacaaattatatgaatgAAAGGTGACACCAGACAACCAGATGTATTTTTTCAATGTCAATCAATTTCAGATCAGGTTCGTCTACATACTTGGTAAGCACTGTCGAAGAACGGAAGCAACGATTTTGATCTCATGAGCTGCCTAATCTGTTCCCACTGGTCAATGGTAGGATCAACTCCAGTAGGGTTGTGGGCACAAGCATGCAGCAGTACAATTGATCCTAAAGGTGCAGAACTGAGGTCTTCTAAGAGTCCTGTAAAAAACAGATCCTGAATCAATGACACAGCCATGACGCAATTTGCAAATATGAAATATATAATACAGTGTGAAAGTGCCTCGATCTTGTACTTGCATTATTGAAGTATAGTAGCAGGCTTTCAGATCATAGTGGTATTTTTCTTTAAAGACCTAGCAGCATGAAAAATTAAAGTTACCTTTGAAGTCAAGACCACGGGTTGCAGGATCATAGTAGCGGTAGCTCCTAACAGTCAATCCTGATAGGGTGAAGACCTTTGGGTGGTTTCCCCAGGTTGGTTGTGGGATGTAGATAGTGCGCTAGAAGAAATTTGTATGATTTATCATGCACTACAATCAAGTGGAGAAGCAAAATAGAAAGGAGACAGGAGAGTTTCTATACCTCATGATAGTGCCTTGCAAGAAATTCACCTCCCACTCTTAAAGAACCAGTTCCTGATAGGCACTGCACTGTAGTAACCCTATTCTCCTGGATAGCAGGACTGATCCATTTGACAAAAAACACAATCAACTTTCTAAAGTAACCAAAAAACAGAGATGAAACACAACAAGTAGCCAAGTAGGTAGAAATTTTATGTAGTCAGACTTCAACACTAAGAATTCACAGTTGACCCAAAAATATCACCAACGGGAGCAGTTGACCTATAAATATCACCAACGAGAGGAATGGGTAGATAAATCTCACGAAAAATACCTGTCAGCACCAAAGATAAGCTTAGCACTCAGCTTATTGAATTCAGCCAAACCGGTGATTGGTAGGTACTCCTTCACACGTGACCTAGACATAAGAAGAAAATCATGTTTAAGAAACATCTCCAAGATATCGTAAATTTCCACGCTGACAGTTTTTCACACGCAGAAGTGTATAGACACGACCGGAGAcccaaaaaaacaaaactgagGTCAATTTTCCAGGTACCTAGATCATCTGCAGAGATACAGTGGTCCAAGTAACGATAAAGGAGTAGAGGGAAAGCGATACACGCAATTGCAAAGTCGACTGAAGAATAATCTTACACAAAAGTACAACAGAGCGGACCCAGTGGTaagacagaaaaagaaaaaaattctaaGATGTAGTAGCTCAAACAgtagaaacagaaaaaaaaatacggTAGAACAGAAAGGTCACCTAAAATTACAGAGCACTGGACATGAGTCAATAATTATTGCGGTTAACGAAAGTATTAGTCAAACTAAGATGCGCATTATCCAGATGTTAGATCCAGTGACTAATTAAATCCATTTTTGTTTTAGTAAACTTGGGAGGACGCAGGAACTTGAAGCCTGAAATTTCAATAATCCCAGAGGCACGATCACATACGGATGATCTGAATTTCACAGAAGACTTACGGATTATTAATCAACATCTGCTCGGCGCGCCTGACAACATTCAGCACGAGGGGCTTCCCTTCCTGCACGGATCAGAACACAAACAGGGGCGTCAAAATCCATCCCCACCAAAAAAGCATAAGGGGCCATAGAAGGTTCACATCAAATCCCCAAACTCCACTCACCTCGGTCCGGTAGGCGCCGACGCCGAGGTTGACCTTCACGGGGCTGGGATCCTTGTTGTACGCGACCGTCACCTACGCCAAGCACCAAACAAGCACCGATCAGGCCGAGCAAACCCACGAGGCCGCGCGATCGCGCCGAAACCAGGCGACCGACACTCCGACAGCGACAGCCGAGCAGTGCGCGAGATCGCCgggggaagaggaaggaggcggggaggcgaggcgaggcgaggcgcgggGAGAGGGGCCTTACTCCGAGGATGGGGTCTTCGGGGGCCTGCGCGAGGGCGGCGAAGACGGAGGATCCCTGCGACGCCATGGTGGGGAACGATTCGAGGGTGGTAGCGGAGGTGTCTGCTGCTGTTCTTCGTGGGGAGGAAGGCAGCAGGTGCCCCACCAGCGTACTTAACCTTCGGTCGGCGCTGGGCTGCTGCGGCTGTGcctgcgccgcgcgcgcgctaGCAGGGGCCATCCGGTGCGCGGCGCGTGCTCGTGCCTGGCGCGGGGCGGGGGAACCGAGAGCACGGCACAAAGAGGGGACGTGGGGAACGGTGTGCGCGCCTGCGCGATCCGGGTGGCGGCCGCCGGGTCTCCTATAAaacggcgggcgcgggcgcggcccgGGGGAGTGACGTGGACGGCTGGTTTCGGGAGCGGCGTACTCGTGGCCGCGCTGTGGCGCCGTGTGCGTGCGCGCCAGTCATTTGTTCGGTGCCGTCTGCTGACGTGGCGGCGTGGAGTCGGCGTGGCAGGATGACATTTTTGtacttattttttttggaagaaagcGTAACGTGCCGGCAACGGTGAGCTCCATCCTCCACATTATTTGCGGTTTGTTGTTGTGGTGTGTGCCGGCGGCGCATATCTTTGGCGAACCGCAACCACTGATCCGTGCGCAAGTGGGGCACACGATTGGGAGGTCGACGTCGTGCCCacggcggtgcggcggccgTACCTGGAGAAGAAACGGGGGTATTGAGTCGTCACAGGATTCAACATGTTCCAAGTATGTATCTATCACATCCTTTAGCTGCACACGTTTTTTGCAAGTATATGCATGTTCTGTAGGAACCAGCAGACCCTATGCAATTCAACAAGATTTCCACTCGCGCCCGCAGTGTGACATCGTATTTCCGGTAAAGGTAAATCAGCAATCCTCGCACCGCATCGCCTTCTTGATGTTGCCCAGCGCGCACGACGCCAGGCCCGCCACGGCCTCCACGGAGTCCGGCGGAAGCGCATCATCCGCCGTCGGCGACGAGCTGGCCAGCGCCTGGAAAGCCACGGTGACCAGCGACCCGcccgcctctgccgccgccctgctctcctcctcccccttcctcgACGTGATCACCGAGGGCCTGGGCTCCAGGCCGTCCGGCATCACCGCGAAGCCGCACGGCAGCAGGGCCACGCCGCTCGAGTCGTGCCCGTCGATCACCGGCCGCAGGGCCGCCGCGTCGACCGGCGCGTACGCGACGGTGCACTCGCAGGGGTTGGTGCTGCTGTCCTGGAGGATCCACTCGCTGCCCTGCTCTCCCGCGGGTGATCTCGCGGCCTGGCATTTCAGAGAAAGAGTAGCATCTGACTGACATGAGATGACATGACCGGTTGTGGTTGGTTCATTCCGTCTGAGACGAGCTGAAACTTACGTATGCCGTGACGCAGTTGCGGCGGTCCTTCCCCTTCGCCACGCTGGCGCAGCTCTGAACGGGTCGCCCGGGCGGCAGCATCACGTCCCACTCGTGGCGCCGCGACTCGTCCCTGAGGAAGTCGAAGAGAGCCGCCGGGTTCACCGGCAGCCACGCCGACAGCACGGCGCACGCGATCAGCCCCCGCGGTTCGCCAGGGTCGCCGATGTTCCTCCGCGACGTCATCCGGACGCCGtcgccctggccgccgccgcggttcGACGCCGGTCGGCTCCACGCCAGGTCCCGCGATCCGCCGATGACGCGGCACAGGCTCGATGTCATCCGGTGCGCCAGCTTCAGGACGCTCCTCCTGCCCGCCGGTGTGGCGACGCCTGCACGAGCGATCCCGTGATTTCAATCAAGTTGGCCGTCGCCCATCGACCATGCTGGACGATTTTAGCAACGGGGTTTCCTTTTACCGCTCGAGTCCCTTGCCGGAATGTTGGTCGCCACCGAGAAGACCATCCGCTCGCACTGGAGCTGGAGCGCCGCCACCCAGCGCCTCGCGCCGAACGCCAGGCCGCTCGCGGCCGCTGACCGATACATGGACGGAACCGCGGCGTTGCGGCATGTGGCGTGCTCCACCCAGGTCACCTGGTTCGCACACGAACAGATGAACCCTTAGCACTTCTTCCACGGTGCAATTCGGTTGGAACGGCCAGTGATTCCGTCACCATGTCGTGTTATGGGATCGCGTTACCTTGCAGCGGCCGTTGCTCTGCTCTTCTACGACGCACCCCGAGGGCTTCTTCAAGCACTTGCAAgccgtcgacgacgtcgtctgTGCTTCCGGTTCAACGTCGTCGACGGAGACATCGACCATGGCCCATTTGTCAGCAGTAAGCTTCTTGCAGTGACGAAGGAAGTTGAACTCCCTTGTTGGTACCAGCGGTGTCAGCGTCTGGACCTCTGCGAACATCTGAGGCCATCAATCGGTCAGAATTTAGATAG
This window encodes:
- the LOC101771115 gene encoding aspartate aminotransferase, cytoplasmic: MAPASARAAQAQPQQPSADRRLSTLVGHLLPSSPRRTAADTSATTLESFPTMASQGSSVFAALAQAPEDPILGVTVAYNKDPSPVKVNLGVGAYRTEEGKPLVLNVVRRAEQMLINNPSRVKEYLPITGLAEFNKLSAKLIFGADSPAIQENRVTTVQCLSGTGSLRVGGEFLARHYHERTIYIPQPTWGNHPKVFTLSGLTVRSYRYYDPATRGLDFKGLLEDLSSAPLGSIVLLHACAHNPTGVDPTIDQWEQIRQLMRSKSLLPFFDSAYQGFASGSLDKDAQSVRMFVADGGELLMAQSYAKNMGLYGERVGALSIVCGSADVAVRVESQLKLVIRPMYSNPPLHGPSIVATILKDSEMFNEWTLELKAMADRIISMRQQLFDALKSRGTPGDWSHIIKQIGMFTFTGLNSDQVAFMRQEYHIYMTSDGRISMAGLSTRTVPHLADAIHAAVTQLK